The following coding sequences are from one Streptomyces venezuelae window:
- a CDS encoding DoxX family membrane protein, with the protein MSVDTRTPRTPTGGSSSGFDDAPALSMVKVPSDPAQVIVNHASFRVQLPAAGRTQSPRISRHLGMPDETARMPAAAAAGAAAKRRAPVVWSGKSAPDDTGAIRLLQAVRGGGVRRSAEEAGPYNSAEDAGATQVIPRVGVDEGPETVETPAVIGPRTPEPGTRMLPQMRLPGSDYDERLEQEYDDRGYDDADDDAYDDEGGTQRARRHGSDPVRHAYYPGRRMNLGVVLLPMRVFLGFISIYAGMGKLCDPVYFDGGQRGSMVKWLNSLHPWALAEPLRDFALQHPVGAGLCIAFLQVVVGVLTVLGLWQRVAASVGVLLSAALIVTVSWKTVPAYDAPDIIYLAAWSPLIIAGAPVYSVDGRLAGEAWRTLGPRSDIWDLRRRVLRRGGLIGGIVIGLTLLIGSMLGGAVRDADRVTVPGPGEAPRNELPGSALPQDPAKKRQKQRSQSPSASSSSPTQGRGSASPTQGATAPGTARETGTVGSGGQPSQTQGSSTAGQAPPQQSAPQQQQPAAGTTAGPSSSGGSGGAQSGTNASGGSGGGSGGEQPGGLLGGVLGR; encoded by the coding sequence ATGAGTGTGGACACCAGAACACCCCGCACTCCCACTGGGGGAAGCTCGTCAGGTTTTGACGATGCTCCCGCGCTGAGCATGGTGAAGGTGCCGAGCGACCCGGCGCAGGTCATCGTCAATCACGCGAGTTTCCGCGTGCAGCTTCCCGCCGCTGGGCGCACTCAATCCCCGCGTATCTCACGGCACTTGGGCATGCCCGACGAGACGGCACGCATGCCCGCCGCCGCCGCGGCCGGTGCGGCCGCCAAACGCCGCGCGCCCGTCGTCTGGAGCGGGAAGTCCGCCCCGGACGACACGGGCGCCATCAGACTGCTGCAGGCCGTGCGCGGCGGCGGCGTGCGCCGTTCGGCCGAGGAGGCCGGTCCCTACAACAGCGCGGAGGACGCGGGCGCCACCCAGGTCATCCCCCGCGTCGGCGTCGACGAAGGACCGGAGACCGTCGAGACGCCCGCCGTCATCGGCCCGCGCACCCCCGAACCCGGCACCCGGATGCTGCCGCAGATGCGGCTGCCCGGCAGCGACTACGACGAGCGGCTCGAGCAGGAGTACGACGACCGCGGCTACGACGACGCCGACGACGACGCGTACGACGACGAAGGCGGCACGCAGCGGGCGCGCAGGCACGGCTCGGACCCCGTCCGGCACGCCTACTACCCGGGCCGCCGCATGAACCTCGGCGTCGTCCTGCTCCCGATGCGCGTCTTCCTCGGGTTCATCTCCATCTACGCCGGCATGGGCAAGCTCTGCGACCCCGTCTACTTCGACGGCGGCCAGCGCGGCTCCATGGTCAAGTGGCTCAACTCGCTGCACCCCTGGGCGCTCGCCGAGCCACTGCGCGACTTCGCCCTCCAGCACCCCGTGGGCGCCGGCCTGTGCATCGCCTTCCTCCAGGTCGTCGTCGGCGTTCTGACGGTCCTCGGGCTCTGGCAGCGGGTCGCCGCCTCCGTCGGTGTGCTGCTCTCGGCGGCGCTCATCGTCACCGTCAGCTGGAAGACCGTCCCCGCCTACGACGCGCCCGACATCATCTACCTCGCCGCGTGGTCTCCGCTGATCATCGCGGGCGCACCCGTCTACTCCGTCGACGGACGCCTCGCCGGTGAGGCGTGGCGCACGCTCGGGCCGCGCTCCGACATCTGGGACCTGCGGCGGCGCGTGCTGCGGCGGGGCGGTCTGATCGGCGGGATCGTCATCGGTCTGACGCTGCTCATCGGCTCGATGCTGGGCGGCGCGGTGCGGGACGCGGACCGTGTCACCGTGCCCGGCCCCGGCGAGGCCCCGCGCAACGAACTGCCGGGCTCCGCGCTTCCCCAGGACCCCGCGAAGAAGCGGCAGAAGCAGCGCTCCCAGAGCCCGTCCGCGTCATCGAGCTCCCCGACGCAGGGCCGCGGCTCAGCGAGCCCCACGCAGGGCGCCACGGCCCCGGGCACGGCCCGCGAGACCGGCACGGTCGGTTCGGGCGGACAGCCCAGCCAGACGCAGGGCAGCAGCACGGCGGGCCAGGCCCCGCCGCAGCAGTCGGCGCCGCAGCAGCAGCAGCCGGCCGCGGGAACGACCGCGGGGCCCTCGTCCAGCGGCGGTTCGGGCGGCGCGCAGAGCGGTACCAACGCGTCCGGTGGTTCGGGGGGCGGTTCGGGCGGCGAGCAGCCCGGCGGCCTGCTGGGCGGTGTGCTCGGCCGCTGA
- a CDS encoding DNA primase yields MTQPTDVSGEHLRTALSLAASGVQVLPLRAGKVPFGNCPRCATNACGGRPNMKTPGPCTCPAPCHAWAAATTDPDVIASTAWRRAWLSASAVAYHPGGAGLTVVDLDDADAIAWARTNLPATQTVPTTRGEHWIYLGVMQSANAVRPGVDIKSTMAYARWLGHGTGTITALPDAVRDLVTKPAPARTAPQAVTVPAPVGGGSCPHRTPTYLARGLAMAEQRITQATTGVHATVYRTFLAVLAKHGRCGCLTATHITRLFAAAQTKGETPRHCTDAWANARTTLGL; encoded by the coding sequence ATGACCCAACCCACCGACGTTTCGGGAGAGCACCTGCGTACCGCTCTCTCCCTGGCAGCCTCCGGCGTGCAGGTCCTGCCGTTGCGGGCTGGGAAGGTCCCCTTCGGCAACTGCCCCCGCTGCGCGACCAACGCGTGCGGCGGCCGGCCGAACATGAAGACCCCCGGCCCCTGCACCTGCCCCGCCCCCTGCCACGCCTGGGCCGCCGCGACCACGGACCCGGACGTCATCGCCTCCACCGCCTGGCGCCGGGCATGGCTGTCCGCGAGCGCGGTCGCCTACCACCCGGGGGGCGCGGGACTGACCGTCGTGGACCTGGACGACGCTGACGCCATCGCGTGGGCCCGTACGAACCTGCCCGCCACACAGACCGTGCCCACCACCCGGGGCGAGCACTGGATCTACCTGGGCGTGATGCAGTCCGCCAACGCGGTCCGCCCCGGCGTCGACATCAAGTCGACCATGGCCTATGCCCGTTGGCTCGGTCACGGCACCGGCACCATCACCGCCCTGCCGGACGCCGTGCGCGATCTCGTCACGAAGCCAGCACCGGCCCGGACCGCGCCTCAGGCGGTCACCGTGCCCGCGCCGGTCGGGGGCGGCTCGTGCCCGCACCGCACCCCGACCTACCTGGCTCGTGGCCTGGCCATGGCCGAGCAGCGCATCACCCAGGCCACCACCGGCGTGCACGCCACCGTCTACCGCACCTTCCTGGCCGTGCTCGCCAAACACGGCCGGTGCGGTTGCCTCACCGCCACCCACATCACGCGCCTGTTCGCCGCCGCGCAGACCAAGGGCGAGACGCCCCGGCACTGCACCGACGCGTGGGCCAACGCCCGCACCACATTGGGGCTGTGA
- a CDS encoding NDP-sugar synthase: MTTLKPTQAVVLAGGQGSRLRPYTDDRPKPMVEIPGTGTPIIGHQLAWLAEEGVTDAVVSCGHLAEVLQEWLDSADLPLNVTTVVEKEPLGRGGGLKYAARHLPHADQPWYATNGDIWTRFSLRDMAAFHAERDATATLALARPRIPWGAVETDAFGHITDFVEAPPSPYLINAGVYVFAAEFTSLLPDLGDHERTTFPRLARAKRLAGFPLPQGAYWRAIDTAKDLTEAAKELAAQGR; encoded by the coding sequence ATGACCACGCTGAAGCCCACGCAGGCTGTCGTCCTGGCCGGTGGCCAGGGCTCCCGGCTCCGCCCGTACACCGACGACCGGCCCAAGCCGATGGTCGAGATCCCCGGCACGGGGACCCCGATCATCGGCCATCAACTTGCCTGGCTCGCCGAGGAAGGCGTGACGGATGCCGTCGTCTCCTGCGGCCACCTCGCCGAGGTCCTCCAGGAGTGGCTGGACTCCGCCGACCTGCCGTTGAACGTGACCACGGTCGTCGAGAAGGAGCCCCTGGGCCGCGGCGGCGGCCTCAAGTACGCCGCCCGGCACCTGCCGCACGCGGACCAGCCCTGGTACGCGACGAACGGCGACATCTGGACCCGCTTCTCGCTGCGCGACATGGCTGCCTTCCACGCCGAGCGCGACGCCACGGCCACCCTCGCCCTGGCCCGCCCCCGCATCCCGTGGGGCGCCGTCGAGACCGACGCGTTCGGCCACATCACGGACTTCGTCGAGGCTCCGCCGTCCCCGTACCTCATCAACGCGGGCGTGTACGTCTTCGCGGCCGAGTTCACCTCGCTCCTGCCGGACCTCGGCGACCACGAGCGCACCACGTTCCCGCGCCTGGCCCGCGCGAAGCGCCTCGCGGGCTTCCCACTGCCGCAGGGCGCCTACTGGCGCGCGATCGACACCGCGAAGGACCTCACCGAGGCCGCCAAGGAGCTCGCCGCGCAGGGCCGTTGA
- a CDS encoding ABC transporter ATP-binding protein, whose translation MATVTFDKATRIYPGGDKPAVDGLDIEIEDGEFLVLVGPSGCGKSTSLRMLAGLEDVNAGAIRIGDRDVTHLPPKDRDIAMVFQNYALYPHMTVADNMGFALKIAGVNKAEIRQKVEDAAKILDLTEYLGRKPKALSGGQRQRVAMGRAIVREPQVFLMDEPLSNLDAKLRVSTRTQIASLQRRLGITTVYVTHDQVEAMTMGDRVAVLKDGLLQQVDSPRNMYDRPANLFVAGFIGSPAMNLVEVPITDGGVKFGNSVVPVNREALSAAADRGDRTVTVGVRPEHFDIVEQNGGAAKSLSKETEDAPAGLAVSVNVVEELGADGYVYGTAEVGGEQKDLVVRVNGRQVPDKGAQLHVVPRPGETHVFSTSTGERLSD comes from the coding sequence ATGGCCACTGTTACGTTCGACAAGGCGACCCGGATCTATCCGGGTGGCGACAAGCCCGCCGTCGACGGTCTCGACATCGAGATCGAGGACGGCGAGTTCCTCGTCCTCGTCGGTCCGTCCGGTTGCGGCAAGTCCACCTCGCTCCGCATGCTCGCGGGGCTCGAGGACGTGAACGCCGGCGCCATCCGCATCGGTGACCGCGACGTCACGCACCTGCCGCCGAAGGACCGGGACATCGCCATGGTGTTCCAGAACTACGCGCTGTACCCGCACATGACCGTCGCCGACAACATGGGCTTCGCGCTCAAGATCGCCGGTGTGAACAAGGCGGAGATCCGGCAGAAGGTCGAGGACGCGGCGAAGATCCTCGACCTCACCGAGTACCTCGGGCGCAAGCCGAAGGCCCTCTCCGGTGGTCAGCGTCAGCGTGTCGCCATGGGTCGGGCCATCGTGCGTGAGCCGCAGGTCTTCCTCATGGACGAGCCGCTGTCCAACCTCGACGCCAAGCTCCGTGTGAGCACCCGTACGCAGATCGCCAGCCTGCAGCGCAGGCTCGGCATCACCACCGTGTACGTCACGCACGACCAGGTCGAGGCCATGACCATGGGCGACCGCGTGGCCGTCCTGAAGGACGGGCTGCTGCAGCAGGTCGACTCGCCGCGCAACATGTACGACCGCCCGGCCAACCTCTTCGTCGCCGGCTTCATCGGCTCCCCCGCCATGAACCTCGTCGAGGTGCCGATCACCGATGGCGGTGTGAAGTTCGGGAACAGTGTCGTGCCGGTCAACCGGGAGGCGCTGAGCGCTGCCGCCGACCGTGGTGACCGTACCGTCACCGTCGGCGTCCGGCCCGAGCACTTCGACATCGTCGAACAGAACGGTGGCGCCGCGAAGTCCCTCTCCAAGGAGACCGAGGACGCCCCGGCCGGCCTCGCCGTGTCCGTGAACGTCGTCGAGGAGCTCGGCGCCGACGGTTACGTCTACGGCACCGCCGAGGTCGGCGGCGAGCAGAAGGACCTCGTCGTCCGCGTCAACGGCCGCCAGGTACCGGACAAGGGCGCGCAGCTGCACGTCGTGCCCCGTCCGGGTGAGACCCACGTGTTCTCCACCTCCACGGGCGAGCGCCTCAGCGACTGA
- a CDS encoding ATP-binding protein yields MSEDEKNPAREVITDYAQSHFRYFRTADGTVYAQKNGHPVARPIRSQGTTGSHRQELMVGLFKDGLGVFNGTALKEALDLIEALALSEDVQAVHIRVAPGYDGATWLDLGRSDGQSVRIHPTGWDIAVPDPREVCWRRTQLTGELPLPTKDTNGKGIDLLMRLCNFATAETECLAIAWLIGCLGPSVPVPAPFLTGPQGAGKSTAGRMLLRIVEGMSGDLRRAPKDEENLLAAVAAGWVTALDNLSYMTPDLSDAMCCIVTGAENVKRALFTDGDVFRVGYRRPLLMTGIDVGVIRPDLAERLLPLRLVRPRVRRTEAELWAEYAEVLPVVLGSLLDLTVKVRATEAETPTDLRMADFAHLCAQLDAATGLGVLPAYRAALDDLNDDVIEGDLLAQTVLKHAEGIEPGTALRMTSTEWLHCLSGLYSGEDFRPLPKGWPTTGKVLSDRLKRLQPTLAARGVLIDSGRTREGRYLEMTRSPGTPASEQQAF; encoded by the coding sequence ATGTCCGAGGACGAGAAGAACCCCGCGCGCGAAGTCATCACCGACTACGCGCAAAGCCACTTCCGGTACTTTCGCACCGCCGACGGGACCGTCTACGCCCAGAAGAACGGCCACCCCGTCGCCCGCCCGATCCGCTCCCAAGGCACCACCGGCAGCCACCGCCAAGAACTCATGGTCGGGTTGTTCAAGGACGGGCTTGGCGTGTTCAACGGCACCGCGCTGAAAGAGGCGTTGGACCTGATCGAAGCCCTCGCGCTGAGCGAGGACGTACAGGCCGTGCATATCCGCGTCGCCCCCGGATACGACGGGGCGACCTGGTTGGACCTGGGCCGCAGTGACGGGCAGTCCGTGCGTATCCACCCCACCGGGTGGGACATCGCCGTTCCCGACCCACGGGAAGTGTGCTGGCGGCGCACCCAGCTCACCGGGGAACTGCCCCTGCCGACCAAGGACACCAACGGCAAGGGCATCGACCTGTTGATGCGGCTGTGCAACTTCGCCACCGCCGAGACCGAATGCCTGGCCATCGCGTGGTTGATCGGCTGCCTGGGCCCGTCGGTGCCCGTCCCGGCCCCGTTCCTGACCGGGCCGCAGGGCGCGGGCAAATCCACCGCGGGCCGCATGCTCCTGAGGATCGTGGAGGGCATGAGCGGGGATCTGCGGCGGGCCCCGAAGGATGAGGAGAACCTGCTCGCGGCCGTGGCGGCCGGTTGGGTCACCGCCCTGGACAACCTCTCCTACATGACGCCGGACCTGTCGGATGCCATGTGCTGCATCGTCACCGGGGCCGAGAACGTCAAGCGCGCTCTGTTCACCGACGGAGACGTGTTCCGCGTCGGCTACCGCCGCCCGCTGCTCATGACGGGCATCGACGTCGGCGTCATCCGCCCCGACCTCGCTGAACGGCTCCTACCCCTGCGCCTGGTACGGCCCCGGGTCCGGCGCACCGAGGCGGAGTTGTGGGCGGAGTACGCCGAGGTGCTGCCCGTTGTCCTGGGCTCGCTCCTCGACCTCACCGTCAAGGTTCGCGCGACCGAAGCCGAGACGCCGACCGATCTGCGGATGGCGGACTTCGCGCACCTGTGCGCGCAGCTCGACGCCGCGACCGGTCTGGGCGTGCTGCCCGCTTACCGGGCGGCTTTGGACGATCTGAACGATGACGTGATCGAGGGCGATCTCCTCGCACAGACCGTCCTCAAGCACGCCGAGGGCATCGAGCCCGGTACAGCCCTGCGGATGACATCCACGGAGTGGCTGCACTGCCTCAGCGGCCTCTACAGCGGCGAGGACTTCCGTCCCCTGCCCAAGGGGTGGCCGACCACGGGCAAGGTCCTCTCGGACCGTCTCAAGCGCCTCCAACCGACCCTGGCCGCCCGGGGTGTCCTCATCGACTCGGGGCGCACCCGTGAGGGCCGCTACCTCGAAATGACCCGCTCACCGGGCACGCCAGCGTCCGAGCAGCAAGCGTTCTAA
- a CDS encoding tyrosine-type recombinase/integrase, with protein MSPRRANNESSIYRGDDGWWHGRVTMGVLPDGSPDRRHRMARTEAAVRRKVRDLEKLRDEGRATKAGRKPTVGQWMETYLTDIASLKLKPRSLDDYWSKTRNDIIPGVGKHRIDKLAPEHLEQMYRAMLDAGRAPSHVVKVHRILSRALKIAHRRRMIGENVATLVDPPSIDETETNPFSQEEAKAFLEAAAKRPTFMRWIVGVGMGFRQGETLGLRWPYVDLEAELFHPRWQLQRLTWRHGCSDPHACGARRHRFEPCPPHCAQHKNYKRGCPKPCTTTCVKHASICPERKGGGLVFTRPKTKKSTNPVPIPPAFIPYLIAHKAQQDELREVAGELWQEHQAVFARADGRPIDPREDWAEFKELLAEAGIDDRRLYDGSRHTAGTILNELGVDMPTIMEILRHTQISQTRRYVKGRSHLSKDAMRRMGDAFLPAPQPAPGPSTETGTETEDRRAARSRRRRRIR; from the coding sequence ATGAGCCCGCGCAGGGCCAACAACGAATCGTCCATCTACCGCGGCGACGACGGATGGTGGCACGGCCGCGTCACCATGGGCGTACTGCCTGACGGGAGCCCCGACCGCCGGCACCGCATGGCCCGCACCGAAGCCGCAGTCCGCCGCAAGGTCCGCGATCTGGAGAAGCTCCGCGACGAGGGACGCGCGACCAAAGCGGGCCGCAAGCCCACGGTCGGTCAGTGGATGGAGACCTACCTGACCGACATCGCCAGCCTGAAGCTGAAGCCGCGCTCCCTCGACGACTACTGGTCCAAGACCCGCAACGACATCATTCCCGGCGTCGGAAAGCACCGCATCGACAAGCTCGCTCCTGAGCACCTGGAACAGATGTACCGGGCGATGCTGGACGCCGGACGCGCCCCGTCACACGTGGTCAAGGTGCACCGCATCCTGTCGCGGGCCCTGAAGATCGCCCACCGCCGCCGGATGATCGGCGAGAACGTCGCCACCCTCGTGGACCCGCCCAGCATCGACGAGACCGAGACGAACCCGTTCAGCCAGGAAGAGGCCAAGGCATTCCTCGAAGCGGCGGCGAAACGCCCCACGTTCATGCGGTGGATCGTCGGGGTCGGCATGGGGTTCCGACAGGGCGAGACCCTGGGACTGCGCTGGCCGTACGTCGACCTGGAAGCCGAGCTGTTCCACCCCCGCTGGCAGCTCCAGCGGCTCACATGGCGGCACGGATGCAGCGACCCCCACGCCTGCGGAGCCCGCCGCCACCGCTTCGAGCCCTGCCCGCCGCACTGCGCCCAGCACAAGAACTACAAACGCGGCTGCCCCAAGCCCTGCACCACCACTTGCGTGAAGCACGCCAGCATCTGCCCCGAGCGCAAGGGCGGAGGCCTGGTCTTCACCCGCCCCAAGACCAAGAAGAGCACGAACCCCGTCCCGATCCCGCCTGCCTTCATCCCCTACCTGATCGCACACAAGGCCCAGCAAGACGAACTCCGGGAGGTGGCCGGCGAACTCTGGCAGGAGCACCAGGCCGTGTTCGCTCGCGCCGACGGACGCCCTATCGATCCCCGCGAGGACTGGGCGGAGTTCAAGGAACTACTCGCGGAGGCGGGCATCGACGACCGTCGCCTCTACGACGGAAGCCGCCACACCGCAGGCACGATCCTGAACGAGCTGGGCGTCGACATGCCCACAATCATGGAAATTCTCCGCCACACCCAGATCAGCCAAACCCGCCGCTACGTCAAGGGCCGCTCGCACCTCTCCAAGGACGCCATGCGCCGCATGGGAGACGCCTTCCTGCCTGCCCCGCAACCGGCCCCCGGACCCTCAACTGAGACTGGAACTGAGACTGAGGACCGCCGCGCGGCCCGATCCCGCCGCCGACGCCGCATCCGCTGA
- a CDS encoding helix-turn-helix domain-containing protein has protein sequence MSTAIAAPVDRLLYKPEEAAKALSLGRSTVYELMAEGALRYIKLGRTRRIRRADLEAFVESLAVLPN, from the coding sequence ATGAGCACCGCCATCGCTGCCCCCGTCGACCGACTCCTCTACAAGCCCGAGGAAGCTGCCAAGGCACTCTCGCTCGGACGCTCCACCGTCTACGAGCTCATGGCCGAAGGCGCCCTGAGGTACATCAAGTTGGGCCGTACTCGCCGCATTCGACGCGCCGACCTCGAAGCCTTCGTGGAAAGCCTCGCCGTTCTGCCCAACTGA